The Papaver somniferum cultivar HN1 chromosome 3, ASM357369v1, whole genome shotgun sequence genome includes a region encoding these proteins:
- the LOC113357809 gene encoding uncharacterized protein LOC113357809 isoform X1 produces the protein MRSKRLELLEAQQKQKKPSTTKRREAPQNKRLSTAKSRSGSVNNGGKAKEAVTDAVDEGLDGGTANEIGTDAVDERPPSTAALEKLRSSTTKASAAIDNSIWANEIMNIAVDARINAVALKKRKSSTKKFNVRRAKEIVADTVEETLDAVSLDKQMPPATKSSSAFVNDRRAKEVVTDAVDEGLNHGSAKEIGTDAVDERLDTVAIERSSATKPHNTFVNVSRENEITTDAVNERVNVVAPEEQRSAATKPFSASVIGRRAKEIGTDAVVGERLNAVALEKQRSLTIKPRITFVIRRREKETVTDTVDARLNPDALEKQMSSTTRPFSAFADRSKASEIVTDPEDERLNAVADMLDARSDTGDEDTDTLGTRSDIRDEDADILDTGGDTRDEDVDIHDADGNGEMQFAGDQPLPFNSDEDADILDVDENGDMQILDDESLPTNPEQVAGSSRKRNRETVQRQVTDPHSESYNANCTDNGQGRISMPSDRRIPITFDKYGRPCDVGSVGFATDIGKIVRACCRPAIESWKKVPNSVKDNIWKNVIHMYAVPEIYKPNVLSRAGTLWRNWKHNLRLELDDQKPIAERKKKNSMAFDYKQRRLGKFC, from the exons ATGAGATCGAAAAGACTAGAACTTCTAGAAGCTCAGCAGAAGCAGAAGAAGCCGTCAACAACGAAACGACGAGAAGCTCCCCAGAACAAGAGGCTATCAACAGCGAAATCACGCTCtgggtctgttaacaatggaggAAAGGCAAAAGAAGCTGTGACTGATGCAGTGGATGAAGGACTCGATGGCGGGACGGCAAATGAAATTGGGACTGATGCAGTGGATGAAAGACCACCCAGCACTGCCGCTCTCGAGAAGCTGAGGTCTTCGACAACAAAAGCGTCTGCTGCAATCGACAATAGCATTTGGGCAAacgaaattatgaacattgcagTGGATGCAAGAATCAACGCTGTTGCTCTCAAGAAGCGGAAGTCGTCAACAAAAAAATTCAATGTTAGAAGAGCAAAAGAAATTGTGGCTGATACAGTGGAGGAAACTCTGGACGCTGTTAGTCTTGATAAGCAGATGCCGCCAGCAACAAAATCAAGCTCTGCGTTCGTCAATGACCGAAGggcaaaagaagttgtgactgaTGCAGTGGATGAAGGACTCAATCACGGGAGTGCAAAAGAAATTGGGACTGATGCAGTGGATGAAAGACTTGACACTGTTGCTATCGAGAGGTCGTCTGCAACAAAACCACACAATACATTCGTCAATGTCTCGAGGGAAAATGAAATTACGACTGATGCAGTGAATGAAAGAGTCAATGTTGTTGCTCCTGAGGAGCAGAGGTCAGCAGCAACAAAACCATTTTCTGCATCCGTCATTGGTAGAAGAGCAAAAGAAATAGGGACTGATGCAGTAGTTGGTGAAAGACTCAATGCTGTTGCTCTTGAGAAGCAGAGGTCGTTAACAATAAAACCACGCATTACATTTGTCATTAGGCGGAGGGAAAAAGAAACTGTGACGGATACAGTGGATGCAAGACTCAACCCTGATGCTCTCGAGAAGCAGATGTCGTCAACAACTAGAccattttctgcatttgccgacCGCAGTAAAGCAAGTGAAATTGTGACTGATCCAGAGGATGAAAGACTCAACGCTGTTGCTGACATGCTTGATGCTAGGAGCGATACTGGAGATGAAGATACTGACACGCTTGGTACTAGGAGCGATATAAGAGATGAAGATGCTGACATTCTTGACACTGGGGGTGACACACGAGATGAAGATGTTGACATACATGATGCGGATGGAAACGGTGAAATGCAATTTGCAGGGGACCAGCCATTACCCTTCAACTCTGATGAAGATGCTGACATACTTGATGTGGATGAAAATGGTGACATGCAAATTTTGGATGACGAATCGTTACCCACCAACCCTGAGCAAGTTGCAGGTTCGTCAAGGAAAAGGAACCGTGAAACGGTCCAAAGACAAGTAACTGACCCTCATAGTGAGTCTTACAACGCAAACTGCACCGATAATGGCCAAGGAAGAATCTCTATGCCATCAG ATAGGCGTATCCCAATTACATTCGACAAATATGGGCGGCCTTGTGATGTTGGCTCAGTAGGATTCGCAACGGATATTGGAAAGATAGTACGAGCATGTTGTCGTCCTGCGATTGAGTCTTGGAAAAAAGTTCCAAACAGCGTCAAAGACAATATATGGAAAAATGTTATT CATATGTATGCCGTACCTGAAATTTATAAGCCTAATGTTCTGTCAAGGGCTGGCACGTTATGGAGAAATTGGAAGCATAATCTGCGTTTAGAGTTGGATGACCAAAAGCCAATtgctgagagaaaaaaaaaaaattccatggcGTTTGATTACAAACAGAGAAGATTGGGAAAGTTTTGTTGA
- the LOC113357809 gene encoding uncharacterized protein LOC113357809 isoform X2: MRSKRLELLEAQQKQKKPSTTKRREAPQNKRLSTAKSRSGSVNNGGKAKEAVTDAVDEGLDGGTANEIGTDAVDERPPSTAALEKLRSSTTKASAAIDNSIWANEIMNIAVDARINAVALKKRKSSTKKFNVRRAKEIVADTVEETLDAVSLDKQMPPATKSSSAFVNDRRAKEVVTDAVDEGLNHGSAKEIGTDAVDERLDTVAIERSSATKPHNTFVNVSRENEITTDAVNERVNVVAPEEQRSAATKPFSASVIGRRAKEIGTDAVVGERLNAVALEKQRSLTIKPRITFVIRRREKETVTDTVDARLNPDALEKQMSSTTRPFSAFADRSKASEIVTDPEDERLNAVADMLDARSDTGDEDTDTLGTRSDIRDEDADILDTGGDTRDEDVDIHDADGNGEMQFAGDQPLPFNSDEDADILDVDENGDMQILDDESLPTNPEQVAGSSRKRNRETVQRQVTDPHSESYNANCTDNGQGRISMPSGVSQLHSTNMGGLVMLAQ, translated from the exons ATGAGATCGAAAAGACTAGAACTTCTAGAAGCTCAGCAGAAGCAGAAGAAGCCGTCAACAACGAAACGACGAGAAGCTCCCCAGAACAAGAGGCTATCAACAGCGAAATCACGCTCtgggtctgttaacaatggaggAAAGGCAAAAGAAGCTGTGACTGATGCAGTGGATGAAGGACTCGATGGCGGGACGGCAAATGAAATTGGGACTGATGCAGTGGATGAAAGACCACCCAGCACTGCCGCTCTCGAGAAGCTGAGGTCTTCGACAACAAAAGCGTCTGCTGCAATCGACAATAGCATTTGGGCAAacgaaattatgaacattgcagTGGATGCAAGAATCAACGCTGTTGCTCTCAAGAAGCGGAAGTCGTCAACAAAAAAATTCAATGTTAGAAGAGCAAAAGAAATTGTGGCTGATACAGTGGAGGAAACTCTGGACGCTGTTAGTCTTGATAAGCAGATGCCGCCAGCAACAAAATCAAGCTCTGCGTTCGTCAATGACCGAAGggcaaaagaagttgtgactgaTGCAGTGGATGAAGGACTCAATCACGGGAGTGCAAAAGAAATTGGGACTGATGCAGTGGATGAAAGACTTGACACTGTTGCTATCGAGAGGTCGTCTGCAACAAAACCACACAATACATTCGTCAATGTCTCGAGGGAAAATGAAATTACGACTGATGCAGTGAATGAAAGAGTCAATGTTGTTGCTCCTGAGGAGCAGAGGTCAGCAGCAACAAAACCATTTTCTGCATCCGTCATTGGTAGAAGAGCAAAAGAAATAGGGACTGATGCAGTAGTTGGTGAAAGACTCAATGCTGTTGCTCTTGAGAAGCAGAGGTCGTTAACAATAAAACCACGCATTACATTTGTCATTAGGCGGAGGGAAAAAGAAACTGTGACGGATACAGTGGATGCAAGACTCAACCCTGATGCTCTCGAGAAGCAGATGTCGTCAACAACTAGAccattttctgcatttgccgacCGCAGTAAAGCAAGTGAAATTGTGACTGATCCAGAGGATGAAAGACTCAACGCTGTTGCTGACATGCTTGATGCTAGGAGCGATACTGGAGATGAAGATACTGACACGCTTGGTACTAGGAGCGATATAAGAGATGAAGATGCTGACATTCTTGACACTGGGGGTGACACACGAGATGAAGATGTTGACATACATGATGCGGATGGAAACGGTGAAATGCAATTTGCAGGGGACCAGCCATTACCCTTCAACTCTGATGAAGATGCTGACATACTTGATGTGGATGAAAATGGTGACATGCAAATTTTGGATGACGAATCGTTACCCACCAACCCTGAGCAAGTTGCAGGTTCGTCAAGGAAAAGGAACCGTGAAACGGTCCAAAGACAAGTAACTGACCCTCATAGTGAGTCTTACAACGCAAACTGCACCGATAATGGCCAAGGAAGAATCTCTATGCCATCAG GCGTATCCCAATTACATTCGACAAATATGGGCGGCCTTGTGATGTTGGCTCAGTAG